The region CTTTACGGCGATCATCCAGACCCCGAGCTCCAGCGGCGTTGGATTGAGCCTGAGGTTGTTCTCACTCCACATCGCCGCGAGAGCGTCGTGATCATCCAAGTCCTGAACGCGTGCGAGAATCGTCCGGCCAAGCTCTCGACATGCCCGCAATCGGCGACGGCCAGCGATGAGCTCATAGCCCTCCCCTCCCCGTCTCGGCCGGACTGTAACCGGCTGATCTTGTCCACGGCTCGCGATAGAGGCTTTGAGGTCCTCAAACTCCTGATCATCACCTCGGACTTCGAGGCGATCCGAAACCAAGCCATCTTCGATGGTCGACGGGTCGAGCTCGAGCAGCATTGAGCCGGAATGCACAGCCTTGTCTCGTTCCGCACGCAGCGCTTCGTTCTCGGCAGCGATCGATTTGACCGACGACGTAAACATCCCAGCAATCGGGGCCTGTGGACCGATATTTCGGGGTTGAGGTGGGTTCCCATCACCCTCCGGTCGACCAAAGGTCCTCGGACGCGACTTCTTCTGATCGGCCATCACACGGCCTCCCGCTTCTCATCCCAGCGGCGGCGCCAAAGAACTGTCCAGATGTCTTTCTCGATTTGCTTCATAGCCCTGGTGATACCTGCCATACCTGTTTTCATCGTCTTCCGCGCGACAGTATCTGGCAAGCTTGCATGCGGAAGCGTCTGGTCCGCAAAGGACGCCGTGATCAATTCTGTCTTCGGTACGACCTCACCATAGACCAGGTCGCGCCCAAACGTGTCGTAGACACTGGCCATGATTGCCTTTTCAGCCGGCGAGTTACCGTCGCATTTGCCCATCAACAGCCGCAGCATTGGGAAATTGAACGCTTCCATGCCAACCGCTTCCTGGATCTGACGGCCGGTCGACGCCACAACAGACAGGAACTGGATTGTCGACCTAAGGTCCAGCATCGTCGGGGTGAAGGGCACAATCAGCCCTCCATCGCTCGCGGCATAAAGCGCCGAAATCGGTAGCAATCCGAGATCCGGCTTACAGTCGATCAACACCACATCATAGTCGGCCGACACGTCACCGATAAAAGCGTCGATCAACGTATAGAACTGGAACGCCGAATCCTCACGGATCCGCGCGATCATCGAGAATTCGAGATCCTGCAGTTCGAATGTGGCCGGCAAGATGTCCACACCGCTCATGTAGGTCTGCCGAATAAGACTCGATGCCTCCGCCCCATGATAGAAGCCTGCCAGACTATGGCCGGGTTCGATGACCTGCTCTGCGGGGAAAACCCGCAACGTATTTGTCGCCGAGCCCTGAGGGTCCGCATCGATGATCAGCACCCGCAGCCCGCCATGCAGAGCCAGATGCGAGGCCGCGAGCAAGGTCGTCGTGGACTTGCCTGATCCGCCCTTATAGTTGGCGACGGCGATAACCGCGCATTCTTCGCCGATTATCGGTTGTCGAGCGGGTAGATACGAGATGTTTCCGGACGCCGCGAAAATGAGCCGCCGCATTTCCGCAATCTCGGCAGGCGAATAGACCATCGCTGGACCGCGCCGCCGACCGGCCGGAAAGTCAGGCAGATTCTCCGCGTAACGGGCAAGCGCCGGGCGTGAGACGTTCAGAAAGCCGGCAACTTCCTGGAAGGTATAGAGCCGAGGCCGCGAATGAGATTCCGGTTGCCCTTCGCTCTCCGCAAGCAAACTCTGCGATCGGGACCAGGCGATATCCAGTGCCTGCTGACCTTGATCAACGAGATGTTCAACGTCCCCGAGCCTATCTGCCATCTTGGCCTCGCATCGAAAATGTTGTGGATACCCGGCAGCTTCCAACACACCTCGTTGTAGCTAGGCACCACGCCCTTTGCATTTTCGACTTGATCTTTCTTCCACGATCCTGTCAACCTTGTTGCACAAAGCGCTGTTTTGGCAGTGTTTTTGTGCAACCTAGTGAGACTGGAACGGAGGGAAACTGCCGAGTCGATGACCGAAAAAGCGAAAGCCCCCGGCGGCGGCAACCGACGAGGGCTCTCCGGCTCTGAACGACGAATCGCTCACAAGCTCAACAGAACTTCAGTGTAGCGAATCGGAAAGCAGGGTCAACGCCAAACCAAGTTTGGCGATGGCTTCGTTCGGCGTTTTTTACGCAAAATGCACAATTCAGCAGCACTGGCGCCTCCGCCCGCGCGATCGCGGCCGAACGCCGACGACCAGATTCGCATCTGGGTCGATCACCCGGATCTCGGTTCCGACGAACTTGCGGTTCTCATCGGACTGAGCAGGTTCGCCCATTTCCACACCGGGGTTGCCTGGCCATCGAGCGAGCGGTTGCGCCAGAGCCTCGGGAAGAATGGACAAGCGTGGTCAAAGAAGCGCTTGCAGGCAGCCATCGACTATCTGGTCGCCCACGGCCACCTGCAGGTCACAACGAGACGTTCTGCGACCGGGCGAAATGGCGGCCGGATCTTCCGTATTGTCGCCGAGCGCTATGATGACGAGGAACTGCCAGAGTTCCGGACCGGAACCCTGGATGCTACCCAGGGTTCCGCTACAGCCCTACCCAGAGTTCCGGATCGGAACCCAGAACTAGACTCAAGAAAACAAACTCTCTCTCAACAGGTGCAAAACTGTGAAGAGGAGAAGACCGGCTCGGTTGTCACGCTGATAACGACCGACTGGAAACCATCTGACGAATCTGTCGACCTCGTGACCGCCTGCCGTCCTGATCTGGACCAAACCGCCTTTCTGGCTCGGTTTCGTCTCAAGAATGTGGGCAAAGGGCTTGTGGACCCGGATAGAACCTATCGGGCTTGGGCCGCTGCCGAGAGACATTGCAAATCCATCTCGAGGGCGAAATCGACTAAGGATCTATGCCAGGCGGCTGCGTTGGTTCCATCACGTCGATCGCTGACAATGCACTCCGATCCTCTGGTCAGAGAGATTGCCGGTCGGCCAGCAACCGATTGGTTGGCTGAAGCGAAGCGTATTGTGGCTGAGATGCAATTGGACATCCGCGCCTTCGACCTCGCGAACGACCCAGTGAGGCTGGCCGGCGAGCTGCGGAAGGCTGGACTGCGATGAAGCAGGCGCTCGGTCATGCCTATTCAATGATTTTAAGAGGTTATCTCGTTCTCTGCGGAGAACTGACCAGGTCCGACCAGGAGCTGAGATCGCTAAGTCAGCGAGGAAGTATTTACCCGATAAGTCGAGTGACCTCAGCAACCCGACCTTTCTCCCTTACACCTTTCCATCGACAACTCCCTTTGCCAACTAGGCGGTCCAGGAACCTGAGGGCGGGTGGGCGGGTCACGCCAGAATCTAGCGCAAGCTGACCAGCCGTTGTGACGGGTCTTGCGCAGAGACAGTCGATCATGGCTGTCCGGGAGCGGTCCCGTGTACCGCCGGCGTCGAACTCGAGTTGATCGAGGGCATGTGCGATCCGGATTACTTCCATGCGTGTAAGCTCGGCGGCGCGAGCGCAGACCCTAGCGATCCAGGCAAGCCCAGCGTCGACCTTATCGCCTTGAGGGTAGGGCAGTATCCGCAGGGCGGCAGCTGTGCAGAGAGCTCGATCGGCGGTCCATCCCAATCTCCATGCAGCCCATGACAGAGCCACTGCGGCGAACATCCGGCGTGGGTCAGTATCATTCAATGCGTCGACCTGACGTAACCACGCCGGATCGTCGCCGGCGAGAGAGTACGTCCGATCGGCAGCCGTGCCGGTAAGGTCGGACCGGGGAAGGGCGGCATCGATGACGCAATGCCATATCTCGTAGAAGCGAATCAGGACGGGGCCGTCGGCGCGGACGATGGCTTCAAGTTCGGTGACCAGCCGACGAATCGCCTGGACACGGGGATCGGTGTCTCGGTTGGCGGGCCATTCGGTGATGTCGCGATCGAGGTGGAGGAGGGCGGTTTCCAGCGACGGTGTGTTTGGGTCGTCGAGGGCCCGCAAGGCTCTCAAGGCACGAAGACCGGTCCCGGTAGGGCCGACGATTCGCGAATGGGTACGTTCTAGGTCGGCCAGGAGCAAGGTGTCCGCGTGAACCAGTTCGCCATGCAGTCGAGTGAGGTTGACCGCTTCGTGGATCCGCAACAGGGAACGCCGTCGCTCGGCCGGGACCCGATGCGATGCGCGCTCCAGTTCGAGCATGGCCCGGGTTGTTCCGTCCGTGGTGGCCACGACCAAGCGGGTTTCGGCAAGTGCATCAAGCCGGGTTTGGAGAGGACCGCGCTCGCTCTCCATTCCGGCGGATAATGCATCTAAGGACGCTATGATCTCAGAGGTATCCATATCAACACGAAAGATAACATGTCTTAACTATACATCTAGGGGATGATGCTAGTGATTAGCGATAACTTTCCTTATCGATAGTTAAGGAAAAGACGGTAGAATCCGGCTCAGACGGCCCGCACGGCCGCAAAACCGGGAGCGCTGACGATGAGTGACGCTGAGGGTGACACTGAGAGAGATGCTGGGCCGACGACGCTTCCCGCCCCGACCGCACCAGGCGTGGTCGAGCTCGACCCGTCACTCGATCGGGCGTTGATCGCGAACCTCGGCGATGCCGGCCGCAACAACGACGCCGCGCTCAGCGAAAACACCCGGCGCGCCTATGAAACCGGCTGGCGGCAGTACTGTGCCTGGTGCCGGGCGCGCTACCTGACCCCGCTCACCGAACACCCGGAGCAGATCGCGACCTACCTGGCGTCGCTGGTGCCGTCGGGGGATGCGGCGGCGCGCAAGAAACTGTCGACGGTCAAACTGCGGCTGGCTGCCCTGAAGCACATGTTCCGGGAGCAGGGGCAGGTGCTCGACTGGAAACACCCGGCGATCCGCAACCAGCTAAAGGGCCTGGCCCGCAACAACCCGGTCCTTGTGCGTCAGGAGGCCGTGCAGGCGCTGGGCATCGAGGATCTGACGACGATCGTGGCGGCCATCGATACGACCTGGCTGCGCGGCCTGCGCGACCGGGCGCTGATCCTGGTCGGCTACGCCGGCGCCCTGCGGCGCAGCGAGCTGGTGGGCATCGAGGTCGACCACCTGCAGGCCGTGGAAGGCGGCTATGAAATATGGCTCGGCACGACGAAGACGGACGAGGGCGATCGCGACAATGTCTGTGTGATCGCCGAGACAGGCACAAACCTGTGTCCGGTGCGGGCGCTGAACGACTGGATGGAGCGGAGCGGCGTGTCCGAAGGCCCGATCTTTAGGGCGTTCGATCCACGCGGAGCAATCAAGCACACGGCACTGACGGCGCAGAGCGTGCGACTGATCCTGAAGGCGCGGGCAGGGGAGGCGGGTTTGGATGTGCGGAGCACCTATCGCGGCGGCAAGACCATCACAGCACCGATCCGCTGGGGCGGCCACAGCCTGCGCCGGGGCATGGCGACGGCCGTGGCGGAGGCGACCGACGGGGATGTCACTGCCGTGCAGCGCGCCGGGCGCTGGAAGACGCCGGTGACGGCTCTGCGGTATGTGGAAGAGACCCGGCGGGTCGATCGAAGTGCCTCGGCGCTGGTGATGGGCGGTAAGCGAAAGACTTCCGACTAGCCGTTTGTAGAGGCGGCGTCGGGATGTGTCCGATAATCCTCTATTATCGCGCACTTGGCAGAACGGCGACACAGCCGCCGAAATACGCCGAAACCAGCTCTGAAACGCCAACCGGTAGGAGGATGGGGCAGGGGAGGGGGCCTAACCGGCCCGACATGGGTTAAGCTCTATTGGGGGGCACCTCAAAGTTTGTTCGCTAAACCTCGCTAACTCGGACAAATCTTGAACGCGAATCATGCCGCGGGCCGTAGCCGTGCACCGGGGTTGTTCAGCGCCCGACAATTGCTCCAGGCGGCAGGCCACGTCCCCTGCCAGGCTCGGAACCGTTCAATTCGATGTCCCCCTTGATAATATCGAGGCTCACCCATATGATCTCGATAAGAGGTTCATATGACCCATATTGAATGCAGCGGAGATCCGCCGTGAAAGTTGCCATCAGCACTCGCGAACCCGCCGATCTCGTCGAAGTGGCGCTCAAGGCCTATGCCCGGATCGCAGATTCTTGGAACCTCAGCCTGAAGGAAGCAGCAGGTCTAGCCGACATGTCTGAAAGCACCTGGAAACGAGCCAGGAGGCCCGGATTTGCTGGTGACCTGACCAAGGATCAATTCCTTCGTCTCAGCGCCGTTATCGGTATCTACAAATCGCTGGAGCTCTACTTCTCTGAACCTCTTGCACAAACGTGGTTCACCCGGCCGAACTCTGGTCCTTTATTTCGTGGTCGTCGTCCAGTCGAAACGGCGATCGAGAATGGCTTGCCCCACATACTCGCCATTCGAACCTATCTCGATTCACTGCGTGGTGGAGCATGAAGCAGTCCGAGATTTCGGATCGCGGTCTCGTTCGTCTCTTGCCCGCCACCTACCACAAACCACCCGCACTTCGTGGCATTGTCGATACCGACGATGAGCTTGAGATCCTGGCCGAGATTGAGGGCCTAACCAGTGGCCGCCTTCTTGCTGAGCGAGGCGAAAACCCACACCTGGATCCCCGGGAACTAGCTTGGCAGCGCAGACGCCACGATCTGCGCATGTATGGTGACAGTCATGTCAACGCGGCCTTCACCTACACCCGGGTTGGCGGAAACCGCTTCAACTCAGAGAGCCGCGGTGCTTGGTACTGTGCATGGGACACCATGATCTCCATCAGCGAAGTGGCCTGGCACCGGACCCGGGAGCTGCAGTTCACCGGCTGTTTGGTCGATAATGCCCGCTACGTCGAATTGCTCTCCGATTTCATCGGCGTGTTCGACGACATAACCGATGAACCCACCCACCCAGCACTCAACCCTGACACCCATATCGGATATCCCGAGGGCCAACTCTTGGCCCAGCACTTGCGTCAGAATGGCTCTCGTGGACTGATCTACCCGTCTGTTAGGGCGCCTGCGCCGGGCGGAAACTGCCTCGTGTGCTTCGATCCTCGAGCCATCCAGAACGTACGACCAGGCGCCTCCTGGGACATCTTGTGGCAGGGCACCCCGGAATACTCCGTCAACGCGGTGGCTTGAAAGGGTCACGACGACACGAAAGTGATCACCATCGGAGCGCAGGAAGCAGCACTTCAGGGTCCTGGATTGTTCTTCCTTAGCGTTGTTTAGCGTACTTTCAGCGCCCTGCCCTCAAGATTGCCGTTACAATCGCGCCGGAAGCCGCCGATGTGGTTCTGGAGCCGGCCGCGGACGCGGTGACAGTCCCGTCAACACATATCGGGGTTTCCGTACCAGATTTCCCCAAAGTAGCGGTAAGCCGTTGCAGTGTTTTCAATGGCTTAAGCGGGGTGTCAGAATCATGTTTTTAGTGTTTCCAACAGCTTAACGGTCATTTCTGTTCTTGCGCCCTCCAGCGTGGGCCAACCGGCCATATTCCTCGATCGCAAACCTGATCCGGCCGTTCATATTGATGTGTCGATGGGCGACCGGCGCGATATGCGTGAGGTGCGGCTCGGGCAGGGTACCGGCCGGCAACCTGTCGATGACCGTTTGCATCGCGCGGGTGTTCCACGCCATGACGATGTTTGTGAGCAGCGTAAGTGCGCCGGAGATTGCCGTCGCCTGGGCAAGCGTGCGCCCATGCTTGGCCTCGATCCGTCCAGCCATCAGTGCCCGCTGCAGCAAATGGATCGACTCACCCTGTGACAATAGCCGATGCACCTCACGCCGGAAGTCCGGCTTGATCAGATAATCGAGCAGGAACAGGCTGCGCAGCACCTTGCCGAGATACGTACCGCACTCATAGACAGGTGTGCCTTGGGCGGCACTTCCGTGACGTTCGATGACTGTCGCCGGCGAACCGTAGCCAGCCTCGAGCGAGGCAACCATATGCAGGAGACCATCCCAGCCCTTGCGCGCCAAGCGGCTCGGCGTGATTTGCTCAACCCGGGGCACGAGTTGTTCGGGAACCCGGACGGAGGCCGGCAGATACAGTTTCCGACTTGCGAGATCGGCAAGCCGCGGCGATAGGTCAAAGCCCAGCAGTTTGGCCGTCGCCAGGGCGAAGTGCGTAAATCCGTGAGTGTCGACGGCCAATCGCTGCAGATCAGCCACCTTCTGTTTCAGCGCGCCCTCGAGGGCGGCACCGGCCTGCCGTCGATTAAGGACGATCGGTTGGTCATAGGCGATCGCCCACCGATCCAGCACATGGGTGTAGGTGCCGATCGCCGGCGTACGTCGCCGCGGCTCGATGCGAGCGGTCCACAGGTGTCGCGTTGCATCCAAGCTCATCATGTCTGCCGATGCCGCAACGCCAGTCCCCCACATTCCAGCCACAGGCTGGGACACCATATCGGCGGCGACCTGGTCGCATGCCGCGCGCAGCCGGCCGCTCTCCTCGATCCCGCGTATGGCGAGTTCGATGCGGTCGTCGCTGATCCCGTCCACCATCCGTGCCATGTCGGAGGCGGACTTGTCGGTCCCGAGTGCCAACAGGCCGGCATAGAGAGCCCCCAGTTCGTCCGGGCTCCGTGCTGGCCGTCCCAGTAGGGTGGTCGAGAAGCCGACCTGGGCATCGGTCTCTACGATGACATCCGGCAATTGCGCGCTGCCGATCTCCTGGAACAACCGCACTCGTGTCTCGTCGACCGCCGGGTCCTTAGGCACCGCTTGGAGCCTGGGGACCTGGAACCGATCGCCGGTGATACCGATCTCACCTGCGGCAATCGCTTCCTGCAGCATCTCCATTCGCAGACTGAGTGGTTCTTCGAACCGTCGAAGATATGCGTCCAGGGACACCGGCCATCCGTGCCGACGCGTTGTCGTACCCCTGGCCGCCGCCCAGATCTCGGCGGGCATCAATTGATCGTCGATGCTTCGGTGATGGATGCTGTGCGGTGCACTTACCGAGCCGTTGCGCAGGCTGCGCTTGAGCAGCATGGCGGTCGCGACTTCATAGGCCGCCAGCCTCGCCTCGTCACTGCTCGCAGCTGTGACCGTGCGTGCCGACGTCGGTGGGAACGGGTTGCTCTGCCATCGAGCCAGTTCTGAGGATCCAGCCCGGTAAACGTCCGCCAGAGTGCCGAGAGCGTCTCGCAGCGGATGTTCATCTGGAACCGCCAAGTCGAGCTCTCCGACCTGTCGCAGCAGCGTCCGCAGCCGCTTCGGCGCGGCGGCCATCTCAGCGCGGATCGCCTGCACCCTGCCTCCCGACGGCGACATCGACCGGAACGGCCCAACTGCCCGCTCTATCGCCGTGCGCAAGCCGTTCTCCGGCAGGCACGGATCGTCAAGCGCACCGATGATGGTGGCGACCCCGACACGATAGCGGTTTAGCTCTTCCAGAGCGCGCTCTTCGACCGTCCGGCGGGCCTGACTCCATAGCTGGCCGATCCGGCGGTTTGCCTGTTCAAGCACCGTGTCGGTCAACTCCAACAACTGGAGGCGGAGCCAACAGCCGATCTCGACAGTCCGCCGCGGCTCCCGCAATCGGGATAGAGTTGCCGCCTTGCGCCGTGCAATGCGCCCGCTGTGCTGTCGTATCCGATCGATTGTCAGGTCTGGAACGACAATGCGGTCCGCGCCGAGCCGGTGCAGCACGGCGATACGATCCTGGAGATCAGCGATGTCCTTGCGGCCATAGCCAGCGGGCGGAGCTCGCAACCAGTCGAGCAAGGCCTCCCCCGATCGCGGCCCACCATCCGAGAGTTGGGCTGCCCACGCTCCCGTCGCCTCCGAACCAACCACGATGCGTATGCTCCTGGCCAGTGCCTCGAGTGCATGGAGCTGCGCTGCGGCTGCCATCTCCTCCAATGGCCTGGTGCCGGGCAGAACGTACCGGCGGTCGTACAGCCAGATCCGCACATCCTGCACCAGATCGGCACGCTCGAGCTGAGTGGTGGCCTGGCGCCGGAGGTGCGCTGTCAGTTTGCGTGCTGCGTGCTCGCCGAGCACTCGGAAGCCGACCGCGTCTGCAGCGATGCGTTGGTGCTGGAACAGGGTCATCCGTCGCCGGTAGATCGACCGCAACGTCGCGATCCGCGGCGCCGGCATTCCGGCGTGAGCCGCAGCGCAAGCCAGCACCGCCACGGGCAACCGTTCGAACAGAGCGAGCGGTCGCCCGGTCATCCGCAGAAAGCCGATCTGCAGGATCAAGCCCAATCGGGTTAGCGGTCGGCGCCGAGTGCCGATGAAAGTGCGTTCCTGCTCGCTGGGCTCGAAGAAGAACTCGATCTCGGCCGAGGTCAGCGATGCCGGGACGGTCTCCAGGCCCAGGTATTGCCTCCGCCAACTTTCCATCGATCACCCCGCACCGTGTCTGCGAAGAAGCGTAGGATGAATCTGTCTGCCGAGTCCCCAAGAACAGAAACAGCCTCTAACTTATTGAAATCACGAAAAGTACGATTCCGCCCACGATTGTAAGTCATTGAAAAATCTCAAAAGCTATACCGCTACTTTGGGGAAATCTGGTACGGAAACCCCGAATCCCGCCCATTGCTCGGGTGAAAGCAGCCGTCGTCGTGCCATCTCGCCCTCCTTCCAGCTTGGCGGGAAAGATAGCGGCCCGGCAGCGCCGCCGGAACGGCTGGGTCACTACGGCTGGTCGGCCAATAGGGCGGCTCGATGCGCGGCGACGATACGGGACACCGTCGGCTGGCTGATATCATAGAGCCGGGCCATCTCGGCGCCGGTCTTGCGGCCGGACAAGACGCTCTCGGCAATCTCCCGGCGCTTGGCGGCGTCGAGCGACTTGCGCCGGCCGCCGATCCGGCCCTCGGCGCGCGCCGCTGCTAGGCCGGCGTTGGTGCGCTGCTGGATCATTGCGCGCTCGAACTCGGCAAAGGCGCCGACCATGTGCAGCAGCATCCGGCCGGCCGGGCTTGTCGTTTCGATGGCCTCGGTGAGGCTGCGGAAGCCGGCGCCGGCCTTGCCGATCCGCTCCATCAGATGGATCACGTCCTTCATGGACCGCGACAGCCGGTCCAGCTTCCAGACCACCACCTCGTCTCCTGGACGCAGGTGGTCGAGGAGCCGAAGCAGCTCGGGGCGGTCCCACCGGCCGCCGGAAGCCGCCTCGGTGAAGACCCGCTCGCAGCCGGCCTCCCCGAGCGCGCGGAGCTGTAGCGCATCGCTCTGGTCGTCTCCTTTCGAGACCCGGGCATAGCCGATCAGCACGCCGGCACCACGTTGGTCGCGGCGAAGTCGTCGCCCTTGAACAGCAGCGGTTCGCCGGTGTCGGATGCCAGTGCATAGGAGAAACAGTCGCCATAGTTCAGACCGGCCGGGTGACCGCTCCCCTTACCAAACTGGTCGTAGGCGTCGAGTGCGATGCGTGCCTGCTGCTCGGTGACGGGATCGATCTGGATCGCGTAGTCGACGACCATTTGCTCCAGCGCGTGCCGCCAGGCGCCCGTCGGATCACGGCGCGCCACCAGTCCCGCTTCGACGAAGCTGGCGGCCGAGATCCGGCAGACGCTCGCGCCGGCGAGGGTAATAGCGAACGTCTGCGCTTCTGGCTCAGCATTCAGGATGGCGATGATCGCTGAGGTATCGACGACCATGGTTCAGCGCGGCAGGCCGCGGTCGTCGTAAAGGAAGGCGGTCGGATCGCCGCCGTCGTTCGGGAGCCGCGGCAGGGCCGCGACCATGGCCATTGTCCGCTCGACCTTGGCCTGCTGGGTCGGCGTCAGCGCCGCCTCAGCCGGGCGCTCGGTGCGGGCGAGTTCAGCGTGCACGGCGGCGCTCACCGCCTGCTCGACTGTCACGCCGCGCAGTTTTGCCAAACGGTGCGCCTCGCGCTCGGTCTCCGCGTCCACCATGATTCCCATGGCCAACCTGCTTTCTCAAACGGCCGTTTGTGAACGGCCTTCGCCCGCACCCAAATAGCTTAGAGCCGAGCCTTTCAAAATCCTATTGCAGAACGAGCGTCAAAGGCAATGGGTTTGTGCATGAATTGCTATCCCCGTCGGACAGCTCGAACTTGGATGGTCACGCTTCGTTCTCACGAGCGGTACATGATGATCACTTTCGTGTCGTGACCCCAAACAGGAAAAACTTCGCTAAGCTGGGCGCCTAGATTCCCCCTACCCCTTCAGCAACCCAAAGAACCGTCTGGGCGGCTCTGCCGTATG is a window of Thalassobaculum sp. OXR-137 DNA encoding:
- a CDS encoding type II toxin-antitoxin system VapB family antitoxin, with the translated sequence MGIMVDAETEREAHRLAKLRGVTVEQAVSAAVHAELARTERPAEAALTPTQQAKVERTMAMVAALPRLPNDGGDPTAFLYDDRGLPR
- a CDS encoding recombinase family protein, giving the protein MLIGYARVSKGDDQSDALQLRALGEAGCERVFTEAASGGRWDRPELLRLLDHLRPGDEVVVWKLDRLSRSMKDVIHLMERIGKAGAGFRSLTEAIETTSPAGRMLLHMVGAFAEFERAMIQQRTNAGLAAARAEGRIGGRRKSLDAAKRREIAESVLSGRKTGAEMARLYDISQPTVSRIVAAHRAALLADQP
- a CDS encoding ParB/RepB/Spo0J family partition protein, giving the protein MADQKKSRPRTFGRPEGDGNPPQPRNIGPQAPIAGMFTSSVKSIAAENEALRAERDKAVHSGSMLLELDPSTIEDGLVSDRLEVRGDDQEFEDLKASIASRGQDQPVTVRPRRGGEGYELIAGRRRLRACRELGRTILARVQDLDDHDALAAMWSENNLRLNPTPLELGVWMIAVKERFGLANTDLLKVTGFSKGYVSELQKIGVGFPVEIREVLADPRKVSKAAALQIVDAWADRPSRKAIEGILDRVASLGDTGKQIAAILKAGAGQGAPKSMREKVEIVDAGGARRAVVTRTESSWTIKLDQPLSTDQAGRIEEILRGG
- a CDS encoding MbcA/ParS/Xre antitoxin family protein — protein: MKVAISTREPADLVEVALKAYARIADSWNLSLKEAAGLADMSESTWKRARRPGFAGDLTKDQFLRLSAVIGIYKSLELYFSEPLAQTWFTRPNSGPLFRGRRPVETAIENGLPHILAIRTYLDSLRGGA
- a CDS encoding tyrosine-type recombinase/integrase; translated protein: MSDAEGDTERDAGPTTLPAPTAPGVVELDPSLDRALIANLGDAGRNNDAALSENTRRAYETGWRQYCAWCRARYLTPLTEHPEQIATYLASLVPSGDAAARKKLSTVKLRLAALKHMFREQGQVLDWKHPAIRNQLKGLARNNPVLVRQEAVQALGIEDLTTIVAAIDTTWLRGLRDRALILVGYAGALRRSELVGIEVDHLQAVEGGYEIWLGTTKTDEGDRDNVCVIAETGTNLCPVRALNDWMERSGVSEGPIFRAFDPRGAIKHTALTAQSVRLILKARAGEAGLDVRSTYRGGKTITAPIRWGGHSLRRGMATAVAEATDGDVTAVQRAGRWKTPVTALRYVEETRRVDRSASALVMGGKRKTSD
- a CDS encoding type II toxin-antitoxin system VapC family toxin; the encoded protein is MVVDTSAIIAILNAEPEAQTFAITLAGASVCRISAASFVEAGLVARRDPTGAWRHALEQMVVDYAIQIDPVTEQQARIALDAYDQFGKGSGHPAGLNYGDCFSYALASDTGEPLLFKGDDFAATNVVPAC
- a CDS encoding Tn3 family transposase — translated: MESWRRQYLGLETVPASLTSAEIEFFFEPSEQERTFIGTRRRPLTRLGLILQIGFLRMTGRPLALFERLPVAVLACAAAHAGMPAPRIATLRSIYRRRMTLFQHQRIAADAVGFRVLGEHAARKLTAHLRRQATTQLERADLVQDVRIWLYDRRYVLPGTRPLEEMAAAAQLHALEALARSIRIVVGSEATGAWAAQLSDGGPRSGEALLDWLRAPPAGYGRKDIADLQDRIAVLHRLGADRIVVPDLTIDRIRQHSGRIARRKAATLSRLREPRRTVEIGCWLRLQLLELTDTVLEQANRRIGQLWSQARRTVEERALEELNRYRVGVATIIGALDDPCLPENGLRTAIERAVGPFRSMSPSGGRVQAIRAEMAAAPKRLRTLLRQVGELDLAVPDEHPLRDALGTLADVYRAGSSELARWQSNPFPPTSARTVTAASSDEARLAAYEVATAMLLKRSLRNGSVSAPHSIHHRSIDDQLMPAEIWAAARGTTTRRHGWPVSLDAYLRRFEEPLSLRMEMLQEAIAAGEIGITGDRFQVPRLQAVPKDPAVDETRVRLFQEIGSAQLPDVIVETDAQVGFSTTLLGRPARSPDELGALYAGLLALGTDKSASDMARMVDGISDDRIELAIRGIEESGRLRAACDQVAADMVSQPVAGMWGTGVAASADMMSLDATRHLWTARIEPRRRTPAIGTYTHVLDRWAIAYDQPIVLNRRQAGAALEGALKQKVADLQRLAVDTHGFTHFALATAKLLGFDLSPRLADLASRKLYLPASVRVPEQLVPRVEQITPSRLARKGWDGLLHMVASLEAGYGSPATVIERHGSAAQGTPVYECGTYLGKVLRSLFLLDYLIKPDFRREVHRLLSQGESIHLLQRALMAGRIEAKHGRTLAQATAISGALTLLTNIVMAWNTRAMQTVIDRLPAGTLPEPHLTHIAPVAHRHINMNGRIRFAIEEYGRLAHAGGRKNRNDR
- a CDS encoding AAA family ATPase is translated as MADRLGDVEHLVDQGQQALDIAWSRSQSLLAESEGQPESHSRPRLYTFQEVAGFLNVSRPALARYAENLPDFPAGRRRGPAMVYSPAEIAEMRRLIFAASGNISYLPARQPIIGEECAVIAVANYKGGSGKSTTTLLAASHLALHGGLRVLIIDADPQGSATNTLRVFPAEQVIEPGHSLAGFYHGAEASSLIRQTYMSGVDILPATFELQDLEFSMIARIREDSAFQFYTLIDAFIGDVSADYDVVLIDCKPDLGLLPISALYAASDGGLIVPFTPTMLDLRSTIQFLSVVASTGRQIQEAVGMEAFNFPMLRLLMGKCDGNSPAEKAIMASVYDTFGRDLVYGEVVPKTELITASFADQTLPHASLPDTVARKTMKTGMAGITRAMKQIEKDIWTVLWRRRWDEKREAV
- a CDS encoding RES family NAD+ phosphorylase → MKQSEISDRGLVRLLPATYHKPPALRGIVDTDDELEILAEIEGLTSGRLLAERGENPHLDPRELAWQRRRHDLRMYGDSHVNAAFTYTRVGGNRFNSESRGAWYCAWDTMISISEVAWHRTRELQFTGCLVDNARYVELLSDFIGVFDDITDEPTHPALNPDTHIGYPEGQLLAQHLRQNGSRGLIYPSVRAPAPGGNCLVCFDPRAIQNVRPGASWDILWQGTPEYSVNAVA